The stretch of DNA AAATCTGTGGCAAAATATATGATGAAGCAAAAGAGTACTGATAAAATTGTAAATATATCATCGGTTATCGGATTGATCGGAAATATCGGACAGGTTAATTATGCTGCATCAAAAGCAGGGATAATAGGATTGACTAAATCGATCGCTAAAGAGCTTGCTGCCAGAAAAATAAACGTTAATGCTGTTGCGCCTGGATTTATCGAAACAGATATGACCAAGAAATTACCGGAAAAAGTGAGACAGGATCTACAACAGCATATTCCTTTAAAACGATTAGGCACTGTACAAGATATCGCTAAGGTGGTATATTTTTTAGTTTCTGATGCGGCAAATTATATTACCGGACAAGTAATAAACGTCGATGGTGGTATGGTAATGTGAAAGGAGGTGAAAGTTTAGAATGGAGTCAATGGATAAAATAAAAAAAATAATCGTAGATCAATTAGGAGTTGATGAAAGTAAAATTACAGAAGACTCTTCTTTTGTAGATGATTTAGGTGCAGATTCTTTAGATATAGTGGAACTAATAATGGC from Candidatus Atribacteria bacterium encodes:
- a CDS encoding SDR family oxidoreductase; the encoded protein is KSVAKYMMKQKSTDKIVNISSVIGLIGNIGQVNYAASKAGIIGLTKSIAKELAARKINVNAVAPGFIETDMTKKLPEKVRQDLQQHIPLKRLGTVQDIAKVVYFLVSDAANYITGQVINVDGGMVM
- a CDS encoding acyl carrier protein, whose product is MESMDKIKKIIVDQLGVDESKITEDSSFVDDLGADSLDIVELIMAFEEEFDLEIPDEDAEKIKTVGDVVKYLSK